From Desulfovibrio desulfuricans:
ACCAGACAGCAGGCCAGTATCAGGAGCCGCAAATGCGCAAACATAACCGCGAATGCCTTGATCCGGCATTTTTTGACGAAGTTTTTTCCACCGCCGAAGACCTCTGCCTTGCCATGCACGACGGGGAATTTCCCTATGTCATTCCGCTCAACTTTGTGCGCCAGGGCAACTGCATCTACGTCCACTGCGCCCTTGAAGGTCACAAGCTGGACTGTATCCGCCGCAACCCCAATGTGGCCTTTACCTTGTATGCGGATGTGACCATCCATAGGGAAAAGTCCACGACCTATTACAAATCGCTGTGCGGCACCGGACGCGCCGTGATTGTGGATGATCCGGCGGAAAAGGGCCTCGCCCTTGATGCCCTGGCAGTGCGCTACGCCGCCCTTTGCCCCACGCCCACGCCGGATGCGGCCCTTGCCCGCACGGGCGTGGTACGCATTGACATTGTGGATCTGGTGGGCAAGCGCAAACTGCCCAAGTAAACGCCTCACCCCATGCACGGCGGCGCGTAACAACGCCATAACATGCCGAATGTAAAGGAAGTCTGACATGCGCGGAGCTTCCCGCCTTATCCCCTTGCCTTCTTTTCTGGCCCTGCTGCCTGCTGGAGCGCACTTCTGGCGCAGCGGTCAGCCCGGCCTCGCCGCCGCCTGCCTTGCTCTGGCCCTGCTTGCCTGGGGCCGCGCCGCGTGGGTGCGCCTGCTGCTCCTGCTGGTGCTGCCCCTGCTGGCCGCCCGCTGGATATGGGCTGCGGCCCAGTTTGTGCAAATGCGCATGTTCATGGGCGAACCGTGGCACAGGCTGGCTGTTATCCTGCTGAGCGTTGCCCTGTTGACGGCGCTTGCCGCCCTGCCCCTGCTGCGCGAATCCGCGCGACAACGCTACCACAAGGGGGACACGAGCGTGCGCACCCAACTGGCCGCCCTGTTCCTTTGCCTTGTCCTGTTGCTGCCAGTCTGGCTTATGAAGCCGCAGATGCTGGTTATAGAACGGTTTTTCCCCCAATGGGGATCACTGCAACTTGCGCTGGCGAGCATCTGGGCGGCCTGCGCAGCCGGATGGCTGAGCGGCAAAAAGGTTCCGCAGGTCAGAATGCGCCTGTGGCGGCTTTTTTCACTGGTCTTTTTCGCCCAGCTTGTCCTTGGGCTCGCTCTGGAAAGCCGCTTTCTTCTCAGCGGGCAACTGCATCTGCCCGTTCCGGGGCTGATCGCCGCCGCGCCCATCTATCGTGGCGGCGGCTGGTTCATGCTGGGCCTGTTCACTTTTTCCACCCTGATTGCGGGCGCGGCCTGGTGCAGCCATCTTTGCTACTTTGGCGTGTGGGATGCCAGCGCCGCAAAGTCCTGCGCCGGAGGCCCGCACGGATTATCTGCGATAAAAAATTCCGGCTCTGCAAACACCGATTCCGGTAATGTTGCTCCGCCCGTTCCCCGCCGCGCTCCCAGGTGGTTGCCATATCTGCGGCTCGCCATGCTGGGCCTGACCCTTGCCGTTCCCCTGCTCTTGCGTTTTTCGGGTGCGCCGCTGGAGGCGGCTCTTGCCTGCGGCCTATTGCTTGGACTGCTGGCTGTACCGGCATCCCTGCTGGTCAGCCGCAAAGCCGGATATGCCGCCTACTGCCGGGGCCTCTGCCCCTTGGGGCTGCTGGCAAAGTGGATTGGGCGCATTACCCCCTGGCGCGTGCGCCGCACAGGCCCCTGCCGCCGCTGCATGGCCTGCGTACGGGTATGCCGTCAGGACGCCATGGGTGACCCCATGACGACATCAGGCCCCAATGCGGACTGCAATCTGTGCCGCGACTGCATAGCTGTATGCCCGCAAAAGGCGCTCTCCATAACCTGCTACGGCATGCACGGCACGCAAGCCTGGGCAGGCCCAACACTCATTGCCCTGCTTGCTGCCCTGCACGCGGCATTTCTTGCCATGGCCCGTATCTAGACCAGATTAGCTTTGAAATGCTCCAACGCAGCCACAAACAGTTCATTCAACCAGGGAAGCACGGCTTCACAACCCGCGATTCTCGCAACATCTAGTAACGAGGATGCCAATGATGCGTGTTTTGCGCCGCCTGCGGGCAGGCACAATGGCCCCGCCCAGGGCCGACTGGAATGAAATATTCTGGGCATGGGCAGGCAGTTGCCTGTCCATAATCAGCCTTGCGCTGCTTGAAAAGCTCTGCTCGCAAGAGTGGAATCTGCCCCTGCTCATCGGCTCGTTCGGCGCTTCCGCCGTGCTGGCCTTTGGCGCGCCCCACAGCCCGCTGGCCCAGCCCCGCAATCTTGTGGGCGGGCACGTGCTTTCCGCGCTTGTGGGCGTGAGCTGCCAGCTCCTGTTCAGCGATAATCCGGTGCTGGCCTCGGGCCTTGCTGTTTCCACGGCCATCGCCCTCATGCACGCAACGCAGACCCTGCATCCTCCGGGCGGCGCAACGGCTCTTATCGCCGTCATCGGCGGCCCCGGCATCCACAGTCTCGGCTACTGGTACGTACTCCTGCCCTGCGCAGCGGGGGCCATCTGCATGCTGGCCCTGGCCTATGCGGCCAACAATCTCGCCGCCCGCAAGAGGTATCCCCTTTTCTGGTGGTAAGGGTCTTACAAAAAACGCGGTGCTGACGATCCATATTTGCAGCACAGAGTCATAACAGTTTGCCTGCCTTCGTGGAGTCTGCCCTTGCGGCCCTTCACGAAGGCAGGCAAATTTCGCTTCATGGATGGAGGCAGCAAACGAAACACCTTGCTTTCTCCATTGCATCTGCTTGGCTCATGCTAGAAGGGCAGCCCGCCGAACTCCAGCCAGCCGCCGAACCTGGAACCAATCCCTGGCTCTGGCTTGCCAGCCAGGAGCAAAGGGCGTAGCCTCATTGTCTTACTTTTATCGAGGTTATGACATGTCCGGCATATCTTCCGCTTCCCCCCTGGCGGAGGGCCTGCGGCGCGCACTGCCCATTGTGCTGGGCTACCTGCCCGTAGGCTTCGCTTTTGGGGTTCTTGCAGTCAAGAACAACATCCCGCCCTCTCTGGCTGTCGCCATGTCCGTGCTCATGTTTTCCGGCTCCGGCCAGTTCGTGTTCGCGGGCATGTGGGGCGCTGGCGCAAGCGCGCTCTCCATCATGGCGGCAGTGTTTATTGTAAACCTGCGCTATCTGCTGCAATCCGCCGCAGAATCTCCCTGGCTGGCTGGCCTGCCGCGCGGGCAACGCTTTCTGCTGGGCCTCGGCCTTACGGACGAAACCTTTGCCGTCCATGTTACGGCTTTTCAGAACGGTTGGCAGCGCAGCCTCACCACGCTCTTTGTCTGCAACCAGACCGCGCAGCTGGGCTGGGTTTCCGGTGCGGCCATCGGCGCGTTCTGCGGCGAGCTTGTGAGCGATGTCAAGCCGCTGGGCCTTGATTATGCCCTCACCGCCATGTTTCTGGCCCTGTTGGTGCCGCAGTGCGTCAGCCGCCTGCATGTGCTGGTGGCGCTCTTTACCACCACGCTTTCCATCAGCCTCAAGGCAGCGGGCATGACCCAGTGGAACATTGCCGTTGCCACGGTGCTTGGCGCAAGCCTTGGCACATGGCTCTTGGTGCGCAAGGCGCGGCACGAGGGCGCACCCCTTGACCTTGCCGACCGGCAAAGCAAGGATGCAGACAGCCGCGATATCAGCAACATGGCGACACCGCGCACAGAGGAGGCCGAATCATGAACGAAAGCGGATGGTTCAGCACCCATGCGGCCCTGCTGCTCTGCCTGCTTGGCAGTGTTCTGGTTACTGTTCTGCCCAAGATCCTGCCTGTCACTTTTTTGAAGGGCGACAGCCTGCCTCCGCTGCTGCGGCACTGGCTGTCCTTTGTGCCCGTCGCCGTCATGGCGGCTCTGGTGGGGCCGGACGTGTTTTTTTACGAAGGTCATTTTAACGCTGGCCCCTCCAACCTGTTCCTGATGGTGGCCCTGCCCTCTCTGCTGGTTGCGTGGTGGTCAAAGAACTACTTTCTCACCATCGCTTTCGGCATTGGCCTTGTCATTCTGGCCCGCTGGACCGGGTTGTACTGATGCCGCGCGCACGAGGGTCCGCTTCCGGGCCGCCTTCCCTGCGCGAAAGGCGCAAACCGGCTCCAGCACTGCCGCCGCCAACACGCAGCGCCAGCCTTTTGGTGCGCATTGCGCCGGAGCATACGGGGCTGTTCCGCTTTTTGCTCGAAGCTTATGAGCACATTGCCTATTTTACCGTGCTTGAAAACAAGACCGCCCTGCTGCGGGTTATTTATTCCCCCCACAGGGAGCGAGAGGCGCGCGAGGCTCTGGGCCAGATGGCCCAAAGCCTGCCCTTCACCGTGGAGGAATGGCCCAAGCAGGCATAATCGACGCTCTCAGGCTGCGTCTGTAGCATCTGCGCAGGACGGCTCAGGACTGGCCGGGACTGCTGCCGCAAAAACACTTTGAGCTGCGCGCAAATTCTGTTACAATTCTTTCGTTTTGGGGCAGGGCCAAAAGTCCAGCCCTTTTCCTGCGTCCGGCGAAAGCCCGCAACACCTCAGCCTTTACCAAGGCGGACTCATGCCCACACTGAAATACAAGCGCGTGCTGCTCAAGCTGAGCGGCGAGGCCCTGGCCGGAGAGAACAAGACCGGCATTGACCCGGAAACCGTAGCCACCATCTGCCGTGAAATCGGCACCGTGCTCGAAATGGGCGTGGAAATGGCCCTTGTAATTGGCGGGGGCAATATTTTTCGCGGGCTTTCCGGCTCGGCCAAGGGCATGGAACGTTCGTCCGCCGACTACATGGGCATGCTGGCCACAGTGCTCAACGCGCTGGCCGTGCAGGATATGCTGGAAAAGCTGGGTTACCCCACGCGCGTGCTTTCGGCCATCACCATGCAGGAAGTGTGTGAACCCTTCATCCGCCGCCGCGCCCTGCGCCACATGGAAAAGGGCCGCGTGGTCATCTGCGCCGCAGGCACCGGCAACCCCTACTTCACCACAGACACCACCGCCGCCCTGCGCGGCATGGAACTGAAGTGCGACGCCATCATCAAGGCCACCAAGGTTGACGGCATCTACGACAAAGACCCCAACAAATATTCCGATGCCGTCAAGTACGACAGCATCACCTATGACGAAACACTGGCGCGCCATCTGGGCGTCATGGACGCCACGGCCTTTGCCCTTGTGCGCGACAACAACGTGCCCATCATCGTGTGCCGCATGTTTGGCGGCGACATCTGCCGCGCCGTCACCGGCGAGTCCGTAGGCACCATCGTTCAGAACTGAGCCCCCCAAGGAGAATACTGATGGATATAGACAGCATCCTTCTGGACGCCGAAGACCGTATGGAAAAGGCCCTTGCCGCGCAGGAACGCGATTTTTCCAAGCTGCGCACGGGCCGCGCCTCCACCGCCCTGGTGGACGGCATCAAGGGCGACTATTACGGCACCCCCACGCCCATCAGCCAGATGGCCTCCGTTGCCGTGCCCGACAGCCGCACCGTGACCATCCAGCCATGGGACAAGGGCGGCATTTCTGTGATTGAAAAGGCCATTCTGAAGTCTGACCTGGGCCTTACGCCCATCAATGACGGCAAGGTCATCCGCATCATGATTCCGCCGTTGACTGAAGACCGCCGCAAGGATCTGGTCAAGGTGGCCCGCAAATACACCGAAGACGCCAAGGTGGCGGTGCGCAACGTGCGCCGCGACGCCAACGACAGTCTGAAAAAGCTGGAAAAAGACAAGGCCATCAGCGAAGACGAACAGAAGAAGGCTTCTGAAGACGTGCAAAAGCTGACGGACAAGTTTGTGGCTGATGCCGACAAAAAGTGCGCGGCCAAAGAAAAGGAAATCATGGAAATCTAGCCCGTGGCGGATTTTCCGCCCGGGTTGTGCGCGCCCCGCAAGCACTTTGCGGGGCGCGGCTTTGCCGCCGCAGACAAGGCCGCAGACCCGCAGGACTTTTCACCACAGGCTTTTGCATGACGGATCATCCAGACAAACTGCCCACACACCTCGCCATCATCATGGACGGCAATGGCCGCTGGGCTCAGGCGCGCGGGTTGCCCCGCGAAGCAGGTCACCGCGCTGGCGCGGAAACCGTGCGCAACATAGTGACCGAATGCCGGTCACTGGGAATACGCCACCTCACGCTCTACACCTTTTCCAGCGAAAACTGGAACCGCCCCAAGACAGAAATCAGCGCCCTTTTCAGCCTGCTGATGGAATTTTTGAGCCGCGAGGTGCCGCGCATGGTCGAACAGGGTATTTCCATGCGTGTTCTGGGCGATCTTGAATCCATGCCCCTTGCCCAGCGCACGGCTCTGCGCCATGCCATCAAACGCACCGAGGGCGGTAAGGACATGATCTTGAACCTCGCCCTCAACTATGGCGGCAGGGGCGAAATCGTGCGCGCCGTGCAGACCATGCTGCGCGAGGGCCTGCGCCCTGAAGACGTGACTGAACAGGCCGTTGCCGACCATCTTTACACTGCCGGGCAACCGGACCCTGACCTGCTTATCCGCACTAGCGGCGAACAAAGGCTGAGCAATTATCTGCTCTACCAATGCGCCTACAGCGAGCTGTATTTCACGCCCGTGCCATGGCCGGACTTCGACGCTGCGCAGCTCCGCATGGCACTTGACGCCTATGCCGCCCGTTCGCGCCGCTTCGGCAAAACACAGGAGCAAATTGATGCCCATTGATCCTTCAACGCAATCCATCGATATCCGCCGTATTTTCACAGGCCTTGCCCTTGCCGCGGTCCTGCTGCTGGCACTCTGGTTCAGGGGCCTGCCCTTGCTGTTCGTTATTTTGCTGGTATGCGCCCTCGGCCTGTGGGAATTCTACTCCCTGTTCTGGGGTTCCAGCCGTGTGCCCAGCCGCATTTGCGCCATCGTGCTTGGCTGGTGCATGATCTGCCTCACGTGGCTGCACAGGCCGCAAGATGCTCTGGTCTGCCTTGGCGCTGGCTTTGTGCTGGCCTCCATGAGTTTTCTTTTTCGGTGGGATGTTGTTGAAGACGACAATGCCTTTGCCTCCAGCGGCATCTTCATGGCGGGGCTGGCCTATGTGCCACTGCTGCTGCTTCCGGCGACCTACCTCTCCACAACCAAGCTCATCTTTGTTATTGCAGCGGTGGCTATTTCAGACACCACCGCCTACTTTGTGGGGACCCGATTCGGCCACCACAAGCTGTGGCCCCGCGTCAGCCCCAAGAAAAGCTCGGAGGGCGCGGTGGGCAGCCTTGTTGGCTGCGTGATCTTTTGCGCCATTTACGGCGAAATTTACGGCAAAACCGGCTGGTTCTCCTTTGCTCTGCTGGGCATTGCGGTCAATGCCTTCGCCCAGTTGGGCGACCTCTTTGAATCCGCCCTCAAACGCTCGGTGAACATCAAGGATTCCGGCAACCTGCTGCCAGGGCACGGCGGCATCCTCGACAGGGCCGACAGCCTGCTGTTTGCCATGCCCATGGTGGCCGTTGTTGACCAGTGGTTTTTCTTCTTTTAAGGCCTGTTGGCACTATGACTCTTTTGCCCCCTGCTTGCGCGGGGGGCGAAGCTTCTCATAGTGTTAATGGCCCTTAGAGCCTCTTTATTTTGAAATCCTCGGTTATCCCCACCGGGGAGCTTGAATTTTTTGCCGCAGTACCAATCTTATGCGCACACGCGCCGCGAACACCTGCGCGCGCCCATTAAAGGACAACGTCACCATGGCGCAACTCTGGCCCGGCCTGGGCGGCCCTTCCATCAATTACATTTCTGACGCCCCCGGTGAAAGCTGGCAGCAAACATGGCCGCGCAGTCTGGTGCTGCTGGGTTCCACAGGCTCCATAGGCCGCAGTACGCTGGAAGTAGCCGCGGCGCATCCGCAGGCCTTCCGCATGGTGGGTTTTGCCTGCGCCCGCAACGTGCAACGCCTTGCGGAACAGGCCCTCACATGGAGGCCGCCGCATCTGGCTGTGCTGGACGAGGAATCCGCAGCCAAACTGCGCGCGCTTCTGCCTGCGAACTACCGCCCCCGCATTCTTGTGGGGAGCGAGGGGTACGCGGAACTGGCCTCCCTGCCCGAGGCTTCCACCGTGCTTTCCGCACAGGTGGGCGCTGCGGGCCTTGCCGGAACGCTGGCGGCGGCTCTGGCAGGCAAGGTCATCTGCCTTGCCAACAAGGAATCACTGGTGCTGGCTGGCGACCTTGTGCGCCGCGTGTGCGCCCGCACAGGGGCCGTTGTGCTGCCTGTGGATTCTGAGCACAACGCCATTTTTCAGTGCCTTGCCGGGCGCGGGCAGGAAGTGGAACGGCTCATTCTCACAGCCTCCGGCGGGCCGTTTCGCGGCTGGACACTCGAGGCCCTGAGCGCCGTCACGCCCGAACAGGCGCTCAAGCATCCCAACTGGAGCATGGGGGCCAAGATCACCATTGATTCGGCCACGCTCATGAACAAGGGGCTGGAGGTCATTGAGGCTTTTCACCTCTACGGCGTGCCTGTCGAGCGCATCAAGGTGCTGGTGCATCCTCAGTCCGTGGTGCATTCGCTTGTGGAATTTCACGATGGCAGCCAGCTTGCCCAACTCGGCACGCCGGACATGCGCATGGCCATTGCGGCCTGCCTGCTCTGGCCGCGCTGTGTGCCGGTCAACGTACCGCCGCTTGACCTTACGGCGAAGCCGCTTACTTTTCATGAACCGGACGAAAGTGCTTTCCCCTGTCTCGGGCTGGCCAGACAGGTGCTGGAAAACCGTGGCGGACGTTGCGTAGTGCTCAACGCCGCCAACGAGGCCGCAGTGGATCTTTTTCTTACAGGCCGCTGCGCGTTTATGGACATCCCCCGGCTGATAGCCGCCGCACTGGAGGCGCACGGCGCTTCCAACCCTGGCCATCAGCCTTTATGCGCGCCTCTTGAAGGTGCCGCTTCTGCAACTGACAGCGAAGCCGCACTGACAATGGAGGCGCATACACTGGCGGAGCGCATGCAGCGTCTTGACTGCCAGAGCCGCGAGCTGGTCTACGGGCTGGCCCGTGACGGAGGTTCCTTGTGCTGACAACAATTATTGCAGTAGTGGTCGTTCTTGGCGGCCTGATCTTTTTCCACGAGCTGGGGCACTTTGCCGTGGCGCGTGGTCTTGGCATGGGCGTTTCCACGTTCTCGCTGGGCTTTGGCCCCAAGATTCTCAAATACCGCAAGGGCAAGACGGAATACGCCCTGTCGCTGGTGCCGCTTGGCGGCTATGTGGCCCTGGTGGGCGAAAGTGACCCCAAGGACATTCCCGAAGGCTTTACCGAAAAAGAAAGCTTTGCCCTGCGCCCCGCATGGCAGCGTCTGCTTGTGGTTGCCGCCGGCCCTGCCGCCAATATCATTCTGGCGTGGCTGCTCTGCTGGACCCTGGCCCTTGGCTGGGGCACCCCCGTGCTGCTGCCGCAGGTTGGCGGCGTTGTGCAGAACGGCCCTGCGGACAAGGCGGGCATTCAGCCCGGCGATACCATCGTGAGCATCAACGGCGCTGCCGTTGCCAACTGGCAGGCCATGGCCGACGCCATCACGCAGAGCAACGGCAAAACGCTTGCCGTCACGCTTTCGCGCCCGGACACGGCCCCCCAGGCTGACGATCAAACCCGCGCCGATGAAGCCGCGCAGCCCGAGCAGGGCATGATCATCAGCGTGGAACTCACGCCTGAACGTTCTATCCGCAAAACCATCTTTGGCGAAGAAGAAAGCGCATGGCTTATCGGCATCCGCAATTCCGGCGCAGTGCGGCTTGTGCAGCACGGCTTTGCCGACGCGGCCATTGCCGGAGCGGGCCAGACCGCAGACATGGTTTCGCTCACGTGGCAGAGCTTTGTAAAACTGGCCGAGCGTGTGGTGCCTCTGGATCAGGTGGGCGGACCCATCATGATCATGCAGATGGTGGGCAAGCAGGCCCACGAAGGTCTTGCCGGGCTGCTGGCGCTGGCGGCGCTCATCAGCATCAACCTTGGCATCCTGAACCTGCTGCCCATCCCCGTGCTGGATGGCGGGCAGATTGTTTTTTGCCTGTGGGAAATAATTTTCCGCCGTCCGCTCAACGCCCGGTTGCAGGATTACGCCATGCGCGCGGGCATTGCACTGCTGGTGGCTCTCATGCTGCTTGCCACCTATAACGACCTGTGGCGCATCCTCAAGAATACCGGCTGGTTCGGGAGCGGCTCATAATGCAGAACGGCACCGGGCTTGAGCTTGTCCTCAATGCCGCAGAGGGCGCGCTCCAGATCATTGTCACCGAAGACGAGCGGCTGATCTGCGTGCAGGAATGGCACAAGGCCGACAGAGCTACGGAAATTCTGGCTCCGGCCCTGGCAGAGATTTGCAGCAGCCTTGGCATCAAGCCCGCCGACTTTCGGCGCATTGCATGCGTGCGCGGGCCGGGTTCCTTTACCGGCATACGGCTGGTGCTGACCACCGCCGCAGCCTTGCGCCGCGTGGGGCAGGCCCGTCTGGCGGGCCTGGACTACATGCAGGCTCTGGCCACCAGCGCCGTGCTCCAGCACAACCTGTTTTACGGCACCCCAGTATGGGTGCTCACACACGCCCGCCGCAATCTTGTGCACTGCCAGCCCTTCATGTCGTATGGGCCGCAGATTCCGGCCCAGTCCACGCAGGCTGTTGACCTCTGCGCGCCGCAGGAGGCCCTGCGCCGTATCGAGGCCGCACAGGAAGCGCCCCTGCCGGATGGCACAGACAAGCACCGCCGTACGCACATCTGCGGCAGCGGCCTTGCCCGCAATGCAGATGTATTTGCGGCTCTGGAAGGCATGCGCATGGTTCCCGTAGGAGAGGAAACGGACTCTCCATTCGCCATGCCCCGGCTGGTCTGCCCGAATACGGACTCGCTGTGCCTGCTGGCCCGCCACGGCGATTATTTTGATGCAGATGTGGAGCCGCTCTATGTGCGACCCTGCGATGCCGTTGAAAATCTCCCCCAACTGGCCCCGCGCATGGGCATGACCGGCGAACACGCTGTCGCCGCGCTGGACACCATGCTGGAGCGCTCCCCCAAAAGCGAAATCTGAGCATTCTGTTGCAAAGGCATGCTTGACCGTGCGCGTTTGCGGAACAGGAATCTTGCCTGTATTTCATAGCGAACCGCTACTGGTACAAACCCAACCACCACACGGAGAACACCCATGATCCGTACCGTCAGACACTCACTGTCCCTATTGCTGTCATTGGCGGCTCTTGCGCTTATCCCCGCCGCTCCCACAACTGTGAACGCTGCGGACAGCAACGCCCGCATGGAGCTGCCCGCCCCCAATAAAACCGGCGGCATGCCCCTGATGCAGGCTCTGGCACAGCGCCGCTCCATAAAAACGGGCTTCAGCGGAGCGGCCCTTTCGCCCCAGCAGTTGAGCGATCTCTTGTGGGCTACCTGGGGCGTCAACCGCGAAGATGGACGCAGAACCGCCCCCACGGCCATGAACCGTCAGGATGTGCGCCTGTACGTGGCCCTTGAAAGCGGCGTATGGCTCTATGAACCCGCCCACGCCCTCGTCAAGGTGCTGGATGGCGACTGGCGCGCCCAGATGGGCGGCGGCTCGCTCACCCTGCTCTACGCCGTTCCGCAGGGCAATGAATGGGGCGGGGCGCATGTGGGCTCCCTGTATCAGAATGCCGGACTTTTCTGCGCATCAGCAGGCCTTGGCAACTATGTGCACGTGTCCGGCCTGCACGCGCTGGACGGCAAGCTCCCGCTGACCGAAGGCTGGAAGATATTTATTGTTCAGACTGTGGGCCTGCTGAAATAAGGCTTTGCCGGACACAAAAACGAATCCCCGTTCTTCATGCGAAGAACGGGGATTTTTCATGTCTTGCACACGCAGAGATGTGAGTAAAAGGGGCCACTAGGGCTAGAACGACAGTTCCCTGCGCTCGCGGGCCACGCAGATGCGGCTACGCGTAAAACCAAAGGACGCGGCATAGGCCGCCAATTCCGTGAAGTGCGAACCCGTGTCTTCCATATTGTGCGCGTCTGAACCAAAGCTGATGCGCAGGCCCAGATCTGCCGCCAAGCGCATGATGACCGGGCCGGGGTAGGGTTCGTGAAATGGTTTGCGCAAGCCTGCCGAAGAAACTTCCATGGCTGTATCTGTGGCGCGCATGGCCTCAAGCACAGCTGCTATGCGCTCTGTGCTGCCCGGCAGGGCCAGCCAAGCCTGAAAATCATCAAAGCAGCACACCTTGATGAAATCCGGGTGGGCCACCACATCCACCATGCCGCTGGCAGCCAGCCCCCGCATGACATCATAGTAGGCATCGTAGCGCGCAAAGCGCTCTTGGCGCTCAACCTCCGGCCCCCAACTGCGGGGAGAGCCTACAGGCACGTCGTCCACAAAATGCAGCCCGCCGATAATGTAGTCAAAGGCATAGCGGCTGACCATATCGCACATCCAGGGTGTGTTGACCGGCAGCCAGTCAAGCTCCATGCCCAGCAGCACACGCGGTTGGGCATGCGCG
This genomic window contains:
- a CDS encoding pyridoxamine 5'-phosphate oxidase family protein, with the protein product MRKHNRECLDPAFFDEVFSTAEDLCLAMHDGEFPYVIPLNFVRQGNCIYVHCALEGHKLDCIRRNPNVAFTLYADVTIHREKSTTYYKSLCGTGRAVIVDDPAEKGLALDALAVRYAALCPTPTPDAALARTGVVRIDIVDLVGKRKLPK
- a CDS encoding 4Fe-4S binding protein, with translation MRGASRLIPLPSFLALLPAGAHFWRSGQPGLAAACLALALLAWGRAAWVRLLLLLVLPLLAARWIWAAAQFVQMRMFMGEPWHRLAVILLSVALLTALAALPLLRESARQRYHKGDTSVRTQLAALFLCLVLLLPVWLMKPQMLVIERFFPQWGSLQLALASIWAACAAGWLSGKKVPQVRMRLWRLFSLVFFAQLVLGLALESRFLLSGQLHLPVPGLIAAAPIYRGGGWFMLGLFTFSTLIAGAAWCSHLCYFGVWDASAAKSCAGGPHGLSAIKNSGSANTDSGNVAPPVPRRAPRWLPYLRLAMLGLTLAVPLLLRFSGAPLEAALACGLLLGLLAVPASLLVSRKAGYAAYCRGLCPLGLLAKWIGRITPWRVRRTGPCRRCMACVRVCRQDAMGDPMTTSGPNADCNLCRDCIAVCPQKALSITCYGMHGTQAWAGPTLIALLAALHAAFLAMARI
- a CDS encoding HPP family protein: MMRVLRRLRAGTMAPPRADWNEIFWAWAGSCLSIISLALLEKLCSQEWNLPLLIGSFGASAVLAFGAPHSPLAQPRNLVGGHVLSALVGVSCQLLFSDNPVLASGLAVSTAIALMHATQTLHPPGGATALIAVIGGPGIHSLGYWYVLLPCAAGAICMLALAYAANNLAARKRYPLFWW
- a CDS encoding AzlC family ABC transporter permease; this translates as MSGISSASPLAEGLRRALPIVLGYLPVGFAFGVLAVKNNIPPSLAVAMSVLMFSGSGQFVFAGMWGAGASALSIMAAVFIVNLRYLLQSAAESPWLAGLPRGQRFLLGLGLTDETFAVHVTAFQNGWQRSLTTLFVCNQTAQLGWVSGAAIGAFCGELVSDVKPLGLDYALTAMFLALLVPQCVSRLHVLVALFTTTLSISLKAAGMTQWNIAVATVLGASLGTWLLVRKARHEGAPLDLADRQSKDADSRDISNMATPRTEEAES
- a CDS encoding AzlD domain-containing protein; translated protein: MNESGWFSTHAALLLCLLGSVLVTVLPKILPVTFLKGDSLPPLLRHWLSFVPVAVMAALVGPDVFFYEGHFNAGPSNLFLMVALPSLLVAWWSKNYFLTIAFGIGLVILARWTGLY
- a CDS encoding DUF4911 domain-containing protein, which translates into the protein MPRARGSASGPPSLRERRKPAPALPPPTRSASLLVRIAPEHTGLFRFLLEAYEHIAYFTVLENKTALLRVIYSPHREREAREALGQMAQSLPFTVEEWPKQA
- the pyrH gene encoding UMP kinase, which encodes MPTLKYKRVLLKLSGEALAGENKTGIDPETVATICREIGTVLEMGVEMALVIGGGNIFRGLSGSAKGMERSSADYMGMLATVLNALAVQDMLEKLGYPTRVLSAITMQEVCEPFIRRRALRHMEKGRVVICAAGTGNPYFTTDTTAALRGMELKCDAIIKATKVDGIYDKDPNKYSDAVKYDSITYDETLARHLGVMDATAFALVRDNNVPIIVCRMFGGDICRAVTGESVGTIVQN
- the frr gene encoding ribosome recycling factor, yielding MDIDSILLDAEDRMEKALAAQERDFSKLRTGRASTALVDGIKGDYYGTPTPISQMASVAVPDSRTVTIQPWDKGGISVIEKAILKSDLGLTPINDGKVIRIMIPPLTEDRRKDLVKVARKYTEDAKVAVRNVRRDANDSLKKLEKDKAISEDEQKKASEDVQKLTDKFVADADKKCAAKEKEIMEI
- a CDS encoding isoprenyl transferase, whose product is MTDHPDKLPTHLAIIMDGNGRWAQARGLPREAGHRAGAETVRNIVTECRSLGIRHLTLYTFSSENWNRPKTEISALFSLLMEFLSREVPRMVEQGISMRVLGDLESMPLAQRTALRHAIKRTEGGKDMILNLALNYGGRGEIVRAVQTMLREGLRPEDVTEQAVADHLYTAGQPDPDLLIRTSGEQRLSNYLLYQCAYSELYFTPVPWPDFDAAQLRMALDAYAARSRRFGKTQEQIDAH
- a CDS encoding phosphatidate cytidylyltransferase, with the translated sequence MPIDPSTQSIDIRRIFTGLALAAVLLLALWFRGLPLLFVILLVCALGLWEFYSLFWGSSRVPSRICAIVLGWCMICLTWLHRPQDALVCLGAGFVLASMSFLFRWDVVEDDNAFASSGIFMAGLAYVPLLLLPATYLSTTKLIFVIAAVAISDTTAYFVGTRFGHHKLWPRVSPKKSSEGAVGSLVGCVIFCAIYGEIYGKTGWFSFALLGIAVNAFAQLGDLFESALKRSVNIKDSGNLLPGHGGILDRADSLLFAMPMVAVVDQWFFFF
- the dxr gene encoding 1-deoxy-D-xylulose-5-phosphate reductoisomerase gives rise to the protein MAQLWPGLGGPSINYISDAPGESWQQTWPRSLVLLGSTGSIGRSTLEVAAAHPQAFRMVGFACARNVQRLAEQALTWRPPHLAVLDEESAAKLRALLPANYRPRILVGSEGYAELASLPEASTVLSAQVGAAGLAGTLAAALAGKVICLANKESLVLAGDLVRRVCARTGAVVLPVDSEHNAIFQCLAGRGQEVERLILTASGGPFRGWTLEALSAVTPEQALKHPNWSMGAKITIDSATLMNKGLEVIEAFHLYGVPVERIKVLVHPQSVVHSLVEFHDGSQLAQLGTPDMRMAIAACLLWPRCVPVNVPPLDLTAKPLTFHEPDESAFPCLGLARQVLENRGGRCVVLNAANEAAVDLFLTGRCAFMDIPRLIAAALEAHGASNPGHQPLCAPLEGAASATDSEAALTMEAHTLAERMQRLDCQSRELVYGLARDGGSLC